A stretch of the Arachis stenosperma cultivar V10309 chromosome 6, arast.V10309.gnm1.PFL2, whole genome shotgun sequence genome encodes the following:
- the LOC130934607 gene encoding protein FAR1-RELATED SEQUENCE 5-like: MSNGDKAQVDSMKQFGIPTSKIMAYMAGQSGGYGMLRFTKRDFYNYVHGQRLARISDGDAAATISYLESKANADMMTIARYTRTADNRLGSLFWADGEMMSDYQIFGDVLAFDSTYRSNKYKKPLVVFSGSNHHKQTTIFGFALLEDEEIRSYWWLLLILVDVMREKTPCVIVTDGDKAMRAAIAEVFPAARHQVCGWHLEKNYVQRVKDTEFRKVFKKAIYANFEVEDFEEYWKMVVESLGLQNNSWVQSTYAVKESWATTYLRGTFCAGYKTTSICEGINAYIKVFLKSTDSILELVHSFDHVVNDYRNNEVTTQFYSTYYISVLNTGLDSIELFASKLYTRTVFREVKKQIKDVATLLFHGRDIISTTVVYKFSRMGAPGRIHKVLFDPDDKKIVCDCSMWNSEGIPCRHIFCVMKYEGLEQIPDSLIRRKWCKDAKDSRRMPVTRIHEHEGRMLRYGALCPAIRFVAKLGSRRLKTLNSLGKASRVS; the protein is encoded by the coding sequence ATGAGTAATGGTGACAAAGCGCAAGTTGATAGCATGAAGCAGTTTGGGATACCAACGTCGAAGATAATGGCTTACATGGCTGGTCAATCTGGAGGGTATGGAATGCTGCGATTTACAAAGCGTGATTTTTATAATTACGTACATGGGCAAAGGCTTGCCCGAATCAGTGATGGCGATGCTGCCGCAACGATCAGTTACTTGGAGAGCAAGGCCAATGCCGACATGATGACAATCGCGCGTTACACCCGAACTGCCGATAATCGGCTGGGGAGCCTTTTCTGGGCCGATGGTGAGATGATGTCAGACTATCAGATATTTGGTGATGTTCTGGCTTTTGATTCGACGTATCGGTCTAATAAGTACAAGAAACCGCTTGTAGTGTTCTCAGGGTCAAATCACCACAAACAGACAACCATTTTTGGATTTGCTCTATTGGAAGATGAGGAAATTCGTAGTTATTGGTGGCTGCTGTTAATTCTTGTTGACGTAATGAGAGAGAAAACGCCATGTGTCATTGTCACAGATGGGGATAAAGCGATGCGCGCAGCCATTGCGGAGGTGTTCCCGGCAGCTAGGCACCAGGTGTGTGGATGGCACCTAGAGAAAAACTATGTGCAGAGGGTTAAGGATACTGAATTCCGAAAGGTCTTTAAGAAGGCTATCTATGCAAACTTCGAGGTGGAGGACTTTGAGGAATATTGGAAGATGGTGGTGGAGTCACTGGGCCTACAAAATAATAGTTGGGTCCAAAGCACATACGCAGTCAAAGAAAGTTGGGCAACAACATATCTCCGAGGCACGTTCTGTGCGGGATACAAGACAACCTCCATATGTGAGGGGATTAATGCATATATAAAGGTTTTCCTGAAATCCACTGATAGCATTTTGGAGCTGGTGCACAGCTTTGATCACGTTGTAAATGATTATCGAAACAATGAAGTCACGACGCAGTTCTATTCTACGTACTATATCTCCGTGTTAAATACCGGGCTTGACTCTATTGAGCTTTTTGCATCAAAACTGTATACACGGACAGTTTTTAGAGAGGTGAAGAAACAAATTAAGGATGTTGCGACCTTGCTATTTCATGGGAGAGACATCATTAGCACAACGGTTGTCTACAAATTTTCAAGGATGGGTGCTCCTGGTAGGATACACAAGGTTTTGTTCGACCCGGATGACAAGAAAATTGTGTGCGACTGTTCGATGTGGAATAGCGAGGGTATTCCATGTCGTCACATATTCTGCGTGATGAAATACGAGGGTTTGGAACAAATACCAGACAGTCTTATAAGGAGAAAATGGTGCAAGGATGCAAAGGATTCCAGACGGATGCCGGTTACTAGGATACACGAACATGAGGGTCGCATGCTTAGGTATGGTGCACTTTGTCCGGCCATAAGATTTGTCGCGAAACTTGGTTCGAGGAGGCTAAAGACTTTGAACTCGCTAGGGAAAGCATCACGAGTCTCATAG